One Aphelocoma coerulescens isolate FSJ_1873_10779 chromosome 4A, UR_Acoe_1.0, whole genome shotgun sequence DNA window includes the following coding sequences:
- the GPR50 gene encoding melatonin-related receptor isoform X7 has protein sequence MGNVHCQISGFLMGLSVIGSIFNITAIAINRYCYICHSLRYDKLFNLKNTCCYLCLTWILTVVAIVPNFFVGSLQYDPRIYSCTFAQTVSTSYTITVVVVHFIVPLSVVTFCYLRIWILVIQVKHRVRQDCKQKLRAADIRNFLTMFVVFVLFAVCWGPLNFIGLAVSINPSKVQPHIPEWLFVLSYFMAYFNSCLNAVIYGLLNQNFRKEYKRILLTLWTPRLLFIDVSKGGTEGMKSKHSPAITTNNNHAEIHL, from the coding sequence ATGGGAAATGTTCACTGCCAGATAAGTGGGTTCCTGATGGGCTTAAGTGTCATCGGGTCCATTTTCAACATCACGGCGATCGCAATCAACCGCTACTGCTACATCTGCCACAGCCTTCGGTACGATAAGCTCTTCAACCTGAAGAACACCTGCTGCTATCTCTGCCTGACCTGGATACTTACGGTGGTGGCAATTGTGCCAAACTTCTTTGTTGGCTCCTTGCAGTATGACCCCCGGATTTACTCCTGCACCTTTGCCCAGACGGTGAGCACATCGTACACCATCACAGTGGTGGTGGTTCACTTCATCGTCCCGCTCTCCGTCGTGACATTTTGCTACCTACGGATCTGGATTTTGGTGATTCAAGTCAAACACCGGGTGAGACAAGACTGCAAGCAGAAGCTCAGGGCAGCTGACATCCGAAACTTCTTGACTATGTTTGTGGTTTTCGTCCTTTTTGCTGTGTGCTGGGGACCATTAAACTTTATTGGCCTAGCTGTTTCAATTAATCCTTCAAAAGTGCAGCCACACATTCCAGAATGGCTTTTTGTCCTGAGCTATTTTATGGCCTATTTTAACAGCTGCCTCAATGCTGTGATCTATGGGCTTCTTAACCAGAATTTTCGGAAGGAATACAAAAGGATATTGCTGACGCTGTGGACTCCCAGGCTGCTGTTCATTGATGTGTCCAAGGGCGGGACAGAAGGGATGAAAAGCAAGCATTCTCCAGCCATAACAACCAACAACAACCACGCTGAAATACACCTATGA
- the GPR50 gene encoding melatonin-related receptor isoform X6 translates to MGNIFVVSLSVADLVVAVYPYPLILSAIFHNGWTMGNVHCQISGFLMGLSVIGSIFNITAIAINRYCYICHSLRYDKLFNLKNTCCYLCLTWILTVVAIVPNFFVGSLQYDPRIYSCTFAQTVSTSYTITVVVVHFIVPLSVVTFCYLRIWILVIQVKHRVRQDCKQKLRAADIRNFLTMFVVFVLFAVCWGPLNFIGLAVSINPSKVQPHIPEWLFVLSYFMAYFNSCLNAVIYGLLNQNFRKEYKRILLTLWTPRLLFIDVSKGGTEGMKSKHSPAITTNNNHAEIHL, encoded by the exons ATGG GCAACATCTTTGTCGTCAGCTTGTCTGTTGCAGACCTCGTGGTTGCGGTTTATCCGTACCCTCTGATCTTGAGTGCCATCTTCCACAATGGATGGACCATGGGAAATGTTCACTGCCAGATAAGTGGGTTCCTGATGGGCTTAAGTGTCATCGGGTCCATTTTCAACATCACGGCGATCGCAATCAACCGCTACTGCTACATCTGCCACAGCCTTCGGTACGATAAGCTCTTCAACCTGAAGAACACCTGCTGCTATCTCTGCCTGACCTGGATACTTACGGTGGTGGCAATTGTGCCAAACTTCTTTGTTGGCTCCTTGCAGTATGACCCCCGGATTTACTCCTGCACCTTTGCCCAGACGGTGAGCACATCGTACACCATCACAGTGGTGGTGGTTCACTTCATCGTCCCGCTCTCCGTCGTGACATTTTGCTACCTACGGATCTGGATTTTGGTGATTCAAGTCAAACACCGGGTGAGACAAGACTGCAAGCAGAAGCTCAGGGCAGCTGACATCCGAAACTTCTTGACTATGTTTGTGGTTTTCGTCCTTTTTGCTGTGTGCTGGGGACCATTAAACTTTATTGGCCTAGCTGTTTCAATTAATCCTTCAAAAGTGCAGCCACACATTCCAGAATGGCTTTTTGTCCTGAGCTATTTTATGGCCTATTTTAACAGCTGCCTCAATGCTGTGATCTATGGGCTTCTTAACCAGAATTTTCGGAAGGAATACAAAAGGATATTGCTGACGCTGTGGACTCCCAGGCTGCTGTTCATTGATGTGTCCAAGGGCGGGACAGAAGGGATGAAAAGCAAGCATTCTCCAGCCATAACAACCAACAACAACCACGCTGAAATACACCTATGA